CCACACCCTCAGACCAGTCAGCCACCTCAGGCTGAGCAAACTCAGCAGCAGGAGCGCTCCATTCACCCTGGAACTCCTCCTTTCCGACAGCCTTCTCAGCCGCGGCCTGCTCCTCCTTCTCAAtctacatttaaacaaaaaaagaaagatcaggTGAGCAATTAAAGCTGTGCAACCATGACACATCATTTAAACCACTGTTTCCAAGTCATGGGTGCTCATCAAGTCTTACCTCCTCAGGGTCTCTGTAGAAGTACAGATCAGGCATGACCTCCCATGGGTGCTCCCTGGAGATGGTTCCTCTCATCCTGAGGACCTCTCTGGCCAGCATCCACCACATCAGACCCACAGAGTGATGACCCTACAAGCCAgtcacaaagaaacacattgaGTTATACACTATAAACAAGAGTAgaaaattttaaacatttttgctTTGTGTGGCAAGACCTCTACCCCCACTGCCTCTGAGTTCAGAGAGTGGAACTAAAGAGGTCAGGCTCGTTCATTTAGCACACATCCTACACCCAACACTGCACAGACGGGATAGCGCCGGGCTCTAACGGTGTGCAACCTGTTCCACATTTTGAATCAACATGTGACTCTCCTCTTCAGTTGGTCTCACCTTGTTGTTACAGGGGATGGCAATGTCCACGTATCTCAGAGGAGAGTCTGTGTTGCACAGGGCGATGGTGGGGATGTTGACGTAGGAAGCCTCAGTCAGTGGCTGATGGTCAGCGCGAGGATCTGTCACGATCAGGAGGCGGGGCTCCCTGAAGGCTGCCTGGATCTGATTGGTGAAGGTACCAGGGGTGAAGCGACCGTGGAAGGTGGTGGCACCAGTGGCAGAGGCGAACTTCAGCACAGCTCTCTAAAGTGGCCGGGGGAAAAACACGTTATGCTAAAGGAATCGGTTAATCTTTaaagattgttttcttttacaaaagtTGAACTGTGGCGCAGGTCACTATCAAACTCCAGTCATGGGACAGCCGTCCTACTGATGTTAGCGAAAACCCGGCCGAGTCACTCTCGCACACTTCCGACACCGAAACACCGACATCAGTGCCCGGCTTTAATGGTGTGCTAATCATGGTAAGAATGTCTACATTTGTGATGCAGCAAACACCAGAAATTCAGTTTTCTAGTTACCtgtccggtgttcctggaggaGATGACGCACACATCAGCTGGGTTCTCAATGGCAACAATGGCCCTGGCAGCCAACAGCAGCTTCTcccaggtcttcttcaggttaaCTATGTACACACCTGATGATTGAGGAACAAAGCAGAGCATTAACTCAATTTATtctaatttttttaatctttaaactCTTAAGTTAAGCAAGCCTCTGCACCGCTCACCGTCGCTTTTTCTCTTGTAGACGTACTGCTCCATCTGGAAGTCCAAGTTGGTACCTCCCAGATGGGTCCCTGCGGCGAGGaacttcagcacatcctcctccttcatTTGAAGGACATCCAGACCTCCGGACATCGTGACCGCTTTCCCTAAGTTACGAGTTAGTGGGAGAGCTggggaggaggaaaaacagaaatgggTTAGAAACTCGTACCTAGTTTGTCCTAGATAACTGAGATaatgaaaacacaagacagGCAACTCGTTTATTGTGCCGAAAGGTCAGAATGAATTCAGTTTGTTGCTAATGGGCTGAACAGGTGTACTACTGAATCGTGCTACCATGCGGCTCTGCAGCACAGGGGGGGGGTTACTCGTCTGTCAATGTATGCTTCCTCTAAAACAGGATGGGCAACTTTAGTgacagcaaggggccacattcatttaattctcactgccagagggccaaattgtaatatacaaaaacaattacagtcaattatgtctcaaatttaactcaacatacaccagtgatcaaatattattatggacatatttcaggttttcatgatttcatggtagatttagtcatgttttcaattaattgatatgcaaggattgacctgagggccacgttgggGGTTgctgggggccgcatgtggcccccgggccgccagttgccaaCGCCTCTAAAATGTGCTACATACAGAGTAACAAAGCATGTTTGCAGTACTCAGAACAAAAACAGTTCAtgataatgtttaaaaattgCTCAGTACTGAAGGCAATATTTAATATTACATTTGTCCATCAAACACTTCACCTGATATCTGGAATAATCAGAGGACCACACCTTCCCCCCAAAACTATTCAGTTATTTACTTCTGTAAACATTATCTTACAGGAGACACCGAGAGCCTCTGTCACCGTTTGGAGTTCTGGAATCATTTGACAAGGAAGCCAATCTCAACAGTACACCGGTGTGCTAGCTAAACTAAGCGGCATTAGCATAAGTGATCAGGGCCTGTCAGAGAAATAAGCCACACTTAACAAGTTAAAGAGCGGCAACTAATATATCCATATCTTAAATATAATTTCTGATTGATTTTAAAGAGTTAAAACTGCGGTATCTTTAAAACCTGGTTAGTATTTGCAGCCAGGCACGAGCGGAACACCTCGTGTACGTGGCTAACAAGTTAGCTCTGACTGTTAGCATAATCCATTTTAGTAAATTTAAGCCTAAAAAAGACCACACAGCCCGTGTTTTCTTTGCCCTGTGGGATGTTATACGGACGCTTTATCATTATTGAGTCTTTCTGTCGTCTTTTAAAAGGTTATTAACTAAAAATAACGATAAAGAAACTCACCACGAAACAACGCCGTATGGAAATCTGACCACACGGTGCAAAAAGAGGGAGCGCGGAGGAAATGACGTCCTATAAGTAGTACATTTCCAAGCGTGTGATTGGCTGGTTAAAGTGAAGGGGGGGGTGTTGTTTCTTGAGTTGACCGCTAGAGGGAGTTAGATACATTATAACAGCAGCAGAGGTAACCAGCGGTCGGCTCGGGTGAGGATCCCATATTAAGACAATGGAGATGGAAAGACCATATTAAGACCGCGCTGAGACGCTGACTTCTCGGTGAAGAACTGATCTGTGTTGCAACTTTGTTTGCTGAAGATAAAGAGTTCCAGGCAAAGGGGACATTAAAGTACACAGTGACACAGCGAGTTCAGAAATAACACAAATGTAacctgaggagaaaacacaaatatgtaaCTTAAATCatgataactttatttatatatcaccttttaaaaacacaggtttacaaagtgctttgacaaacagcaagaattaaaacaaactaaaccaaacacagaagaacataaacaacaacaagaacataacaaatactaaatactaaaaataattaaatacaattcaacagaaaagaacccaaagtgcacaatacccaacagacatatagaacccgaccattacaagaaccatcacaagaaccatcacaagaaccatcataagaaccaacataagaaccatcacaagaaccatcacaagaaccatcataagaaccatcacaagaaccatcacaagaaccatcagaagaaccatcataagaaccaacacaagaaccatcacaagaaccatcataagaaccatcacaagaaccatcataagaaccatcacaagaaccatcataagaaccatcacaagaaccatcacaagaaccatcacaagaaccatcacaagaaccatcagaagaaccatcataagaaccaacacaagaaccatcacaagaaccatcataagaaccatcacaagaaccataaTAAGAatcatcataagaaccatcataagaaccatcataagaaccatcacaagaaccatcacaagaaccatcataagaaccatcataagaaccatcacaagaaccatcacaagaaccatcacaagaaccatcataagaaccatcacaagaaccatcacaagaaccatcacaagaaccatcataagaaccaacacaagaaccatcacaagaaccatcataagaaccatcacaagaaccatcataagaaccatcacaagaaccatcataagaaacatcacaagaaccatcacaagaaccatcataagaatcatcacaagaaccatcagaagaaccatcataagaaccaacacaagaaccatcacaagaaccatcataagaaccatcacaagaaccatcataagaaccatcacaagaaccatcataagaaccatcacaagaaccatcataagaaccatcataagaacccaggaaacacaagaaccatcacaagaaccatcacaagaaccatcataagaaccatcataagaaccatcacaagaaccatcataagaaccatcataagaaccatcataagaaccatcacaagaaccatcataagaaccatcataagaaccatcacaagaaccatcataagaaccatcacaagaaccatcataagaaccatcataagaaccatcacaagaaccatcataagaaccatcataagaaccatcataagaaccatcataagaaccatcataagaaccatcacaagaaccatcacaagaaccatcacaagaaccatcataagaaccatcacaagaaccatcataagaaccatcataagaaccatcataagaaccatcacaagaacccaggaaacacatagagccagttttattttactctgtttttctgtgataGCGAGTATatttaaggatttttttcttaattaagAACCAGACTTAGATATCATTCACATCTATAtaataacctcaggtgcaataagagatgtagaaagtagagagaagaaaacatatttatattttcatttcattgtacagtgttcccctttcttattttttatttgtattatagctttgctttaatacagtgtataacttctgttaagtttattttaatttacttagctgcTACTAcaacttattatttttttattttatttgtacttttctactcttttttttcttcataatgttattctattttatatataattttaactttttttgtagaagctgactcagtgagaaacgcacaaaaatcccaatgtacctgtactgtcctgtacctgtgcaaatggcaataaacatctattctattctactgACAGTGGAAACGTAAATTAAAGTGCACCTAACTGAACTGAAGCGGATAGTTAagtggaaacagggctttacTCATTTTTTTATCTTGGGGTAACAACGCTGATTTTCATGTGATAAAAAGTGAATTCCTCAAAATCTTGAGAAAatgaattaattttaaaaagactATCACAGGAAAACCAGCACTGTCACCCCGAGGTTACAGTATCAACAAAtcaagaaaacaactgaaacgTACTCATCAACACCAGAAATACGgagtcaaattaaaatgtagtGATGCATGTCCAATCAGGGCTTCCGTATAAAAGAGCTAatcagatcatttaaaaaaaataatagatcAATCACATTCAGGTAGAATGAGGAAAGGcttggtgtgttgttttttttaatacataaCCCACTCAACTGACCTcattacaaaaaatatatatattttgattcCCAGGCCGaagtttcaaacattttcagtgtAAAATAATCAACTCAGCTCTACGTTTACtactttaaataataaataaattatctAGTAATTTGATATAATGATCTAAATCACTCTGGAATAATCCACTCTGCCTGATGGGAACTTTAAGATCTCAGCACTTTCAGTTCGTTTGATGCATCTTATACTTCAGGTGACCTTTCATGCTTCAACGCAGTACTTCTTATTTCACTTCGATATAACCTGTGACTTCTTCTTCCATCTCTGAGAAACACGATCATCACTGAGACTGAAGAGACTCTCGAGCTGAGGattgatgatgttgatgttatACTCGAGTTTGGATGGAAGTCAAGGCCGGTCAAAAGGTTAGGGAAGGAAAAGTGGGCTGCGGTTTTCTGATGGtgtaataacatgttttttttttgttttctgggaATGATCAGgctgtcaacacacacagagtccttTTGGTCTGATGCCATGACACTACGAGTAATACCAGTGAGGTAACTCTGAGGCTCATTCACAGCCTGTGTTTACtctcatggtaaaaaaaaacaaccaatcagcAGTGATTGTTCATAAGAGGCCTGCAGGTCAAATAGACTTTATGACACAATCATTTCCAGTATTCCCAGTAAAGATGTTTGTCATGTCTTTAAGACAAACTTGAGTTGTGCTTCAGAAGAGAAACCTTTAAGTAGGAGATTCTTTTCTGCAAattacggtggccctgaaggtcaactgtatgagtatttaaagaggacatattctccccttctccaccttttcaaacagtccccctgtggtctaaatgaaacatctgtgctgagctttggtcaaaatataacatgaatcaagcaccagaggaggtttgtgaccctgtgtaaaccagctctctcagaacgctccgttttggtgtgtgtgtctctttaaatgtaatgacccccccccccccccctgagttttccccatagacatcactcctctgtagagagaataaaaatggcggacctgcaaaaaagttttgttctagtctagTCTGGGGTgggtggaggtggagtccatgggtggagataccaggggaggggaggggattttttattaccagaatcccactgtgacatcacaaggggagcacatttgaaacagagcatttttctttgtgttgtaagacttatgcagaccacaaacaaaggactggaaaaacactgtagaagtggatttttcagaatatgtccccaaGGTTAGACGTGTTATCGTTATACAGCTTCAGTGTCTCCTGTCTGAGCAGATACATAAACCTTAATTGCTTCACATCTCAGTTTGACTTTGACAGCTGTTCTCGTTCCCTATTTGCTTGTTatgtcacctcctctgcttCTTATCTGTGTGTCACAGCGCTCTGATACTTTGGTCTCTCTGCTCCAACCGTCTGTGGAAAACGCTGAGTGATGGGACTTTGTAATCTCTCAAATAGTTTTGAACACCACAGCCAGCAGTTTTATATCCTTTATTCATGAATGAgagacgagacagagagagttcAAAAGAGGAGAGATTTAAATCTGTGAgacttttagttttaaaaggaTTTAATTCAGTTGTTGTTTCTGCTCAGTGCTCAGtgctcacacagacagaaataatGATGACTTGTTTCTGCACACAAGTAGGACAAAGATAAAATTCTGCTTTGAGATAAGATTCATATTTAGTGCTGTGTCAGCCGGCCAGGGGCGCGTCCACACTCTGTCGACTGGGGGGACCGACCCGACCACACTGACTTACACAGGGGGGGCATTTGAATACCACTTTTTCCTGTTTGGGGTCGCAGGGtcgctggagctgatcccagttTAAGAGACGGGGTTACACCCttaaccagccaatcacagagctgacatatagagacagacaaccagacacactcacattcacacctacgggcaattttagagtcacAAAATGaggagcatgtctttggactgtcgggggaagccggagtacccgaaGGCTCCTTTCTGAACCTTCTGTGAGTCAACCATGCAGCTCATGTGAATGAATTAAATCGTGCTGTGATTGAGAGATTCTCAGCTGAGATGTCTGAATGACTCCATGATGTGGAAGGTCCCGTTAATGatcagacacagaaataaaaaatgaattcatcaTATCTACTTTTACATAACACAAGAGTTGGCAACATGTACGTACTCtgaggttgaagacacacctctttacagctgcctttaagattttaaacttctaCTCTGctctgtaattattattttttttaaactcttttaaatttctttacttttatttaaattaatttcatttgaattatttttatttgaacatattttcagatttaaaaatgtcagtgattttctattttaatgtttctcttctttcctctgtcatgatgctttctGATCTCTTGTGTGAAGAACTTTGAATtgctttgttgttgaaatgtgcgacagaAATAAACTTGTCTTGCCTCTGGGCTTCTTCACACTCAGAAAAGTTGCAggtctaaaaaaataaatgcatgcaaaCTCCAGCTTACTGTCTAactttgcaaaaacacattaaccAGCTCTGGACTCGTCCCTGCAGCACGGTCGGTCGTGCAGTTTGTTGTCCGACTACAACATCTCAGGTCGGTCGCTTTAACTTTCCTAACATGTTACTCTACTCAACGGTTCAatcatttacacataaataaaacaaggttTCACAGATTTAATGGACATGTGGGAAAGCCGAGCAGTGGGAGACATCTTTACATGATAATACTGAGAACAAAAAATCATTAAGGCAGATAGATGAACTACATTTATACTACAGCACATATCAACcattacaaaaatataaatacatcaGTGTTATTAGGAAGACAACGGTCTATGAAACTGGGCCATGACAGACCTGCAGGGGTTAAAGTGCAATACAAAGGTCGGAGCTGGAAGTGGGACGAGTAATGATTTCTTCACAGCAGCCCCTCTGACATCTCAgacaacgagagagagagaaacgccTGTACTCCCACCGAGGAATCACAAAGACGACCTCAGTGAACGTCTGAGTCCGACTTCTAGTGTCCTTCTAACCTTCTCGTGCTGAACAGCACATGATGATGAACGCATGCAGCACGCCTGTCGTGTTAGGAACTAATGTCTCCACAGTTAAAGTACAAGTTCACTGAATAAGATAAGATTCTCAAAAAAAtgctgcatgctgggatacCTTGTCTTCTACCTGGAAGAAGACAAGGCTGGCGAGGTGTGATTGAAGAttgaacagccaatcaggatgcagcagcagcaggtttttGAGCAGCTTTTTTTGCAGCCAGAAGAGTGAGAATATGGTTGATAGCAGAGACTCAGAAAGTGATTTTTAGTTTGTGGGATGAAAACGATTTAAAAAGCCATTGTTTACTTGAAAATACAAAGCTGCCTGACATCCAGCCGAAGCTTCCTCAATGATCCACCTTTCCCCTCATCGTTTCATTTTCAGCAACAGTTTTAGACCGCTGTGTGGTCACCTTGTCGGGGGTCTCGTTGGATTGCAGGGACTCCACTCCATCGGGAGGCGGAGTTCAAGAATCGCTCTGAAGCTCGAGACAAACGTCTTCTTCCTGAACTTCAGACAAACCTCGCTGAGCAGCTTCAATGGATCCACTTCAACGACTCGTTGTGTGCGTGTTAGTCATTTTAGAAATGTGTTAGCTTCTTTTTGTTCGTCAGTCATCTCCTCCTCGTGCAGGAAAATCATTTAAGTCACGGGAGCAAAACTTAAGCTCCTCCCTCCCGCTCACATTTCTGTCTTCACTCGTCACATTCTGTTTCTTCCAACACGTCCTAAATCCACTCTCTTCTTCACGACTTCAGTCCCATTTGAGCCATCATCTGCTCGTACACCGTCCACGCCATGGCGGCCATCATGGTCCTCCTCAGCGCCCGAGGAACCGCCCCTCTGAAGAAGCCCTGCAGCTTGTGTTCCtgatgaggagagaggagacgtgagaagaggaagagcgCTCACACTCAGCCATCGAGTGACATGCTGAAAGCAGAatgaataaagagagagagagagagataatcaCCATGTAGATGATTCTTATCGCCTCGGCCGTCCTCAGCTGAGGATTCACTTGAACTTGTGTTTTCACAACGTCAGCCGGCTGCGTGATCAGAGACGCCAAAATACCCGCCATGACCCCACAGCCGAAGTTCGCCAACGGGGCCGAAGACGACGAGCTGAtttctgaaaaagaagaaagaaatatttccttttttacttGAAGTATTTTAAAGACAAACTGTTGTGTCTTGTTTCCCTCCATGTTCTTTCTTAACAAACTCCTCGAGTCGCCGCCTCAGATTCTCTTTGGTTAAAACTCCTAACCGAGTGAAAATAgagtcatttaaatatttctcaCTTTGCTCGTTATCAAAGcgttcagaaaaggtaaaggggtaataatggatttgaagtgtctaaaaatgtaacttctggttggcgttttttgtttgggattttgaaaatttcaaaaaaaaaatcagagaatcgaaaaagaccaagtactgaTTTCACAAGCTGGTTATTTTTCTACCTTTGGGCAGTGATGCCTTGGTCTGGCTGTAGAACATGACGTAGATCCCAGAGAAAGGAACGTCTCGGAGCAGAGTGGCCATCAGACCGGAGAAGAGCGCAGCGGGACCTTCAGTCCGACACACGCTGCGCAGAGCGCCCGTCACACTCTGATAACTGTACCTGCCACActgagacacaacaacacgTTTAAAACCTCACTCAAGGTGAACCTTAAAATCATACATCACCTCCTCTCTCGTCTCATGTGCTTACTTCAAATCGTGTCTTGATGACGGTGACCGGCAGCATGAAGACGCCTGCCACGGTGCGGGCGCCGCCTCCCAGCAGCACGGCGTCCAGGGCCCCCGGGCGGCCCTCCTGGAAGAAGTGCTGCTTCAGAGAGTAGTAGGTGCTGAAGTAGATCCCCACGCCTGGGATGGTCCGAACGAACGACTGAGAGGAGCAGACGGATGAAGAGCAGAGTCAGAGAAGAGGAAAACTTTTCACAGAGAACAGacggataaataaataaagaaacgtTTCTAACCGGTGAGATTCCTTTCCACAGTCCCAGCAGCTTCTCTGTTCGCACCACGCTCCGCAGCATGGTCACCATCCCCACTCTGCTCGAGCTGAGAGAGGAAACATTCA
This Labrus bergylta chromosome 16, fLabBer1.1, whole genome shotgun sequence DNA region includes the following protein-coding sequences:
- the rpsa gene encoding small ribosomal subunit protein uS2, which produces MSGGLDVLQMKEEDVLKFLAAGTHLGGTNLDFQMEQYVYKRKSDGVYIVNLKKTWEKLLLAARAIVAIENPADVCVISSRNTGQRAVLKFASATGATTFHGRFTPGTFTNQIQAAFREPRLLIVTDPRADHQPLTEASYVNIPTIALCNTDSPLRYVDIAIPCNNKGHHSVGLMWWMLAREVLRMRGTISREHPWEVMPDLYFYRDPEEIEKEEQAAAEKAVGKEEFQGEWSAPAAEFAQPEVADWSEGVAVPSVPIQQFPAPAAAAPAVKTEDWSTQPATEDWSTAPTAQASDWGGATADWS
- the LOC110000385 gene encoding mitochondrial glycine transporter B yields the protein MELSLAHPAIKAFMCGSLSGTCSTLLFQPLDLVKTRLQTLHSNMKPGSSRVGMVTMLRSVVRTEKLLGLWKGISPSFVRTIPGVGIYFSTYYSLKQHFFQEGRPGALDAVLLGGGARTVAGVFMLPVTVIKTRFECGRYSYQSVTGALRSVCRTEGPAALFSGLMATLLRDVPFSGIYVMFYSQTKASLPKEISSSSSAPLANFGCGVMAGILASLITQPADVVKTQVQVNPQLRTAEAIRIIYMEHKLQGFFRGAVPRALRRTMMAAMAWTVYEQMMAQMGLKS